In a single window of the Candidatus Methylomirabilota bacterium genome:
- a CDS encoding DUF2283 domain-containing protein: MVKDKVKIWYDPEADYLEVIFDQKPGYFRETGSDQVMEKVDDQGNILGFSVLKVSALKKAPLEVAL, translated from the coding sequence GTGGTCAAAGACAAAGTGAAGATTTGGTACGACCCCGAGGCGGATTACCTGGAAGTGATTTTTGATCAGAAGCCCGGTTACTTTCGGGAGACCGGAAGCGACCAGGTGATGGAAAAGGTGGATGATCAGGGTAACATCCTCGGATTCTCGGTGCTCAAGGTGAGCGCTCTCAAGAAAGCCCCACTGGAAGTCGCCCTCTGA
- a CDS encoding Uma2 family endonuclease, translating to MTVHVKFTYDDYLLFPDDGRRHELIDGEHYMTPSPSERHQRISFNITHHIATHLDERPLGRLYAAPFDVVLSKTDVVQPDLLFVSSARSSILTAQNVQGAPDLIVEILSETTRKTDEIVKRKLYERFGVQEYWIVDPELETIKVYRTTGQGYQRVAELSCETGDTLTTPLLPDLTLPLSKIFE from the coding sequence ATGACCGTCCACGTGAAGTTCACCTATGACGACTACCTGCTGTTTCCCGATGACGGCAGACGTCACGAACTGATCGATGGAGAACACTACATGACCCCATCGCCATCAGAAAGACACCAACGCATTTCGTTCAACATCACCCACCACATCGCTACACACCTCGACGAGCGCCCTCTGGGTCGACTTTACGCTGCCCCGTTCGACGTCGTGCTCTCCAAGACCGACGTTGTCCAGCCCGACCTTCTCTTCGTGTCGTCGGCCAGGTCGTCCATTCTCACCGCCCAAAATGTTCAAGGCGCCCCCGACCTCATCGTAGAAATCCTCTCTGAAACCACTCGAAAAACCGACGAAATCGTCAAGCGAAAGCTCTACGAACGCTTCGGCGTGCAAGAATACTGGATCGTCGACCCTGAGCTGGAGACCATCAAGGTCTACCGCACCACCGGCCAGGGCTACCAGCGGGTCGCCGAACTCAGCTGCGAGACGGGCGACACCCTCACCACGCCCCTCTTACCGGATTTGACACTGCCGCTCTCCAAGATCTTCGAATAG
- a CDS encoding peptidase translates to MISQQIAEEVLQEAKRKGATAADLVLIENELVTAHIRLRETDTLRSAKEVRLGLRVFFDKRSATSSTSDLSKESLAKLVEDTAVLAKATAHDDCSGLPAAEECATSVPDLHLYDPEGETLTVKDQLERSKAAEEAALSYDSRITNSEGAEFSSNLYRIIYGSSQGFMGQYRSSTFGLAVAPIASAEDGMQRDHWYSRARRLSALESPEAIGRRAAERALKRLGARKIKTQEVPVIFDSETASNLMRLLCGALSGSALYRGASFLVGKLGERIASEAVTVYDDGTLPGHLGSKPFDGEGLPTRRNMIVEDGVLRSYLLDSYSARKLGMKSTGNASRGAGDLPTAWPTNFYLQAGPNEPSEIIRSVDAGLYVTELIGFGVNLVTGDYSQGAVGFWIEKGELAYPVHEITIAGNLKEMLSGIEMVGSDLSFRQSVVAPTLKIGRMTVAGH, encoded by the coding sequence ATGATCAGCCAGCAGATCGCCGAAGAAGTCTTGCAGGAAGCCAAGCGAAAAGGCGCGACAGCGGCCGACCTGGTTTTGATCGAGAACGAGCTGGTCACGGCCCATATCAGGCTGCGGGAGACCGACACGCTCCGAAGTGCCAAAGAGGTCCGGCTTGGATTACGGGTGTTTTTCGACAAACGATCGGCCACCAGTTCCACGTCGGACCTGTCCAAGGAATCGCTTGCGAAATTGGTCGAGGATACGGCCGTTCTGGCCAAGGCGACCGCCCACGATGACTGTTCGGGTTTGCCTGCGGCAGAGGAGTGCGCCACAAGCGTCCCGGATCTGCATCTGTACGATCCTGAGGGCGAGACCCTTACTGTGAAGGACCAGCTTGAACGGTCTAAAGCAGCCGAGGAGGCGGCCCTGTCCTACGACAGCAGGATCACCAACTCCGAGGGGGCGGAGTTCAGCAGCAACCTCTATCGGATCATCTACGGCAGCAGCCAAGGTTTTATGGGCCAGTATCGCAGCTCGACCTTCGGTCTGGCGGTAGCACCCATCGCCTCGGCCGAGGACGGCATGCAGCGCGATCACTGGTATTCGCGCGCCAGACGCCTGAGCGCCCTGGAGTCGCCCGAAGCGATCGGTCGGCGTGCGGCCGAGCGAGCCCTCAAACGCCTCGGTGCGCGCAAGATCAAGACCCAGGAGGTCCCCGTGATCTTTGACTCGGAAACCGCCTCCAACCTGATGCGTCTGCTCTGCGGCGCGCTCAGCGGCTCGGCGCTCTACCGAGGGGCGTCGTTTCTGGTCGGCAAGCTGGGGGAACGGATCGCATCTGAGGCCGTTACGGTCTACGATGACGGGACCTTACCCGGTCACCTGGGCTCGAAACCATTCGATGGCGAGGGGCTGCCGACCCGCCGCAATATGATTGTCGAAGACGGTGTCCTGCGCAGCTACCTCCTTGACAGCTACTCCGCCCGCAAGCTGGGGATGAAGTCAACCGGCAACGCAAGCCGGGGCGCCGGCGATCTGCCGACGGCCTGGCCGACCAACTTTTATCTGCAGGCCGGGCCAAACGAGCCGTCCGAGATCATCCGTTCGGTGGACGCCGGGCTGTACGTCACCGAACTGATCGGCTTCGGCGTGAACCTGGTGACCGGCGACTACTCGCAGGGCGCGGTAGGGTTCTGGATCGAGAAGGGCGAGCTGGCCTATCCGGTGCATGAGATTACCATTGCGGGTAACCTGAAGGAGATGCTGTCGGGGATCGAGATGGTGGGGAGTGACTTGAGCTTCCGCCAGAGCGTCGTCGCCCCGACCCTGAAGATCGGCCGCATGACCGTCGCAGGGCATTGA
- a CDS encoding metalloprotease TldD: MTIHPIKPERFFLEKFGLTERHLEQGLGAALGSQIDDADLYFEYRVSESLALEEGMIKQATKNINQGVGVRALAQEKTGYAFSDEISVENLQLAGLRAKAIAEQAGTGTPPPVRVGGAPPHDLYPIRVQPIEIPAERKIDLLQRVDAIARKADPRIVQVMTSFTCESKIVLIATSTGVMVGDIQPLARLSVTCIAQDGANRQIGGWGGGGRADFEFFLEEDRFERYAQEAARLAIMNLSAANAPAGTMDVVLGPGWPGILLHEAIGHGLEGDFNRKKTSAFSDRIGQRVASDLVTVVDDGTIPGRRGSLNVDDEGTPTQRTVLIERGILRGYMQDRLNARLMGMAPTGNGRRESYAHQPIPRMTNTFMLAGDSTPEDIISSVRHGLYAVTFGGGQVDITSGKFVFSASEAYLIENGKITTPVKGATLIGHGPEVLTRVTMVGSDLKLDEGVGTCGKDGQGVPVGVGLPTIKIEGLTVGGTLGTPKGGHA; this comes from the coding sequence ATGACGATACACCCGATAAAACCGGAGCGGTTTTTTCTGGAGAAGTTCGGATTGACCGAGCGGCACCTCGAGCAGGGGTTGGGCGCCGCCCTCGGGAGCCAGATCGACGACGCCGACCTGTACTTCGAGTATCGGGTCAGCGAGTCGCTGGCGCTCGAAGAGGGGATGATCAAGCAGGCGACGAAGAACATCAATCAGGGGGTCGGTGTCCGGGCCCTTGCGCAGGAGAAGACCGGCTATGCCTTTTCCGACGAGATCAGCGTGGAGAACCTGCAGCTCGCCGGCCTGCGGGCTAAAGCCATCGCCGAGCAGGCGGGCACAGGCACGCCCCCGCCGGTGAGGGTCGGCGGCGCGCCCCCCCATGATCTGTACCCGATCCGCGTTCAGCCGATAGAGATCCCGGCGGAGCGGAAGATCGATCTGCTCCAGCGCGTGGACGCCATCGCCAGAAAGGCGGACCCGCGAATCGTCCAGGTGATGACGTCGTTTACCTGCGAGTCGAAGATTGTCCTGATTGCCACCTCTACCGGTGTCATGGTCGGCGATATCCAGCCGCTTGCGCGCCTGAGCGTCACCTGCATCGCCCAGGATGGCGCCAATCGGCAGATCGGGGGTTGGGGCGGCGGCGGCCGGGCGGATTTCGAGTTCTTCCTGGAGGAGGATCGCTTCGAGCGCTATGCCCAGGAGGCCGCCCGTCTGGCCATTATGAATCTGAGCGCCGCCAACGCGCCGGCCGGGACGATGGACGTGGTGCTTGGTCCCGGGTGGCCCGGTATCCTGCTGCACGAGGCGATCGGCCACGGTCTGGAGGGGGACTTCAACCGGAAGAAGACCTCGGCCTTCAGCGATCGGATCGGGCAGCGGGTGGCCTCGGACCTGGTGACGGTGGTGGACGACGGGACGATTCCGGGACGCCGCGGGTCTCTGAATGTCGACGACGAGGGGACGCCGACCCAGCGGACCGTCCTGATCGAGCGCGGGATCCTGCGCGGCTATATGCAGGACCGGCTGAATGCTCGCCTGATGGGGATGGCGCCGACCGGCAACGGCCGGCGCGAGAGCTACGCCCACCAGCCGATTCCGCGTATGACCAATACCTTCATGCTGGCCGGCGACTCGACCCCGGAGGACATCATCAGCTCCGTGAGGCACGGGCTGTATGCCGTCACCTTCGGCGGCGGTCAGGTGGACATCACCAGCGGCAAGTTCGTCTTTTCGGCCAGCGAGGCGTATCTCATCGAGAATGGCAAGATCACAACGCCGGTCAAGGGCGCCACACTGATCGGCCACGGTCCAGAGGTCCTGACCCGGGTAACCATGGTTGGGAGTGATCTGAAGCTGGACGAGGGGGTCGGGACCTGCGGGAAGGATGGGCAGGGGGTCCCTGTGGGCGTAGGGTTGCCGACGATCAAGATCGAGGGGCTGACCGTGGGCGGGACCCTCGGCACGCCAAAGGGGGGACACGCATAA
- a CDS encoding adenine glycosylase, which produces MPPVNRHVPDPAIRRRFQRRLLRWYARHQRDLPWRKTSDPYKILVSEVMLQQTQVDRVIPKYHEFLRKYPTVEELAGASVSDVAATWRPLGYNIRPVRLHAIAQQAVHRHDGKIPASLEELQAFKGIGRYTAGAVMSFAFRQDAPILDTNVKRVLQRVFLGPRNGNGSKSPKRLWELSAALIPKGKAYDFNQAVMDFGALLCTARKPNCEVCPMQPLCRSYPWDKDNTSCRKPRRSSM; this is translated from the coding sequence ATGCCGCCCGTCAACCGTCATGTTCCGGATCCCGCCATCAGGCGAAGATTTCAGCGGCGGCTCCTGCGCTGGTATGCGCGTCACCAGCGCGATCTGCCATGGCGGAAGACCTCCGACCCGTATAAGATCCTGGTCTCGGAGGTGATGCTGCAACAGACCCAGGTCGATCGGGTCATCCCCAAGTACCACGAGTTCCTCCGCAAGTATCCCACGGTTGAGGAACTGGCCGGCGCCTCGGTCAGCGACGTTGCGGCCACGTGGCGGCCGCTCGGCTACAATATTCGGCCGGTTCGCCTGCACGCTATCGCGCAACAGGCGGTTCACCGACACGACGGTAAGATCCCGGCCTCGCTGGAGGAGCTCCAGGCGTTCAAGGGGATCGGCCGCTATACCGCCGGCGCGGTCATGAGCTTCGCCTTCCGTCAGGACGCCCCAATCCTCGATACCAACGTCAAACGGGTGCTGCAGCGGGTCTTCCTCGGTCCGAGAAACGGGAACGGCTCCAAGTCGCCCAAACGCCTCTGGGAACTCTCGGCGGCCCTGATCCCCAAGGGTAAGGCGTACGACTTCAATCAGGCCGTGATGGACTTCGGTGCGCTCCTCTGCACCGCCCGTAAGCCCAACTGTGAGGTCTGCCCCATGCAACCGCTCTGCCGCTCCTATCCATGGGACAAGGACAACACCTCGTGTCGGAAGCCACGCCGATCGTCGATGTAG
- a CDS encoding 8-oxo-dGTP diphosphatase MutT → MGQGQHLVSEATPIVDVAAGLIVKDGKILIARRPDDAHLGGLWEFPGGKRESSESFETCLKREVLEELGLTVAVHDQLFSAEHQDAQCRIRLRFYRCTVLAGEPRPLGCAACRWITPAEISAYPFPPADLPLVHQIASGRHIVAQCFQ, encoded by the coding sequence ATGGGACAAGGACAACACCTCGTGTCGGAAGCCACGCCGATCGTCGATGTAGCAGCCGGTCTCATCGTCAAGGACGGGAAGATCCTCATCGCCCGACGCCCGGACGATGCCCATCTGGGCGGACTATGGGAGTTTCCCGGCGGCAAGCGTGAGTCAAGTGAAAGCTTTGAGACCTGCCTGAAACGAGAGGTTCTGGAGGAGCTGGGACTGACCGTTGCGGTCCACGATCAGCTCTTCTCTGCCGAGCACCAGGATGCTCAATGCCGCATCCGGCTCCGCTTTTACCGCTGCACCGTCCTGGCTGGGGAGCCGCGTCCCCTCGGATGCGCGGCCTGTCGCTGGATCACGCCGGCCGAGATCAGCGCCTACCCGTTCCCACCGGCCGACCTGCCGCTGGTTCACCAGATCGCCTCAGGCCGGCATATCGTCGCTCAATGCTTCCAGTAG
- the def gene encoding peptide deformylase: MAILKVARLGHPVLRQVASAVRPETIREAETQRLIDDMIETMREYEGVGIAAPQVHVSRQIAVIEATDNRRYPDAPEIPLTVLINLEVVPIAPDLEDDWEGCLSVIDLRGQTPRYQQVRAKALDREGRLLDFVATGFHARVLQHERDHLLGKLFIDRMKSLETFSYLSEYGRYWKH; encoded by the coding sequence ATGGCGATCCTGAAGGTAGCGCGTCTGGGGCATCCGGTCTTACGTCAGGTAGCATCGGCCGTGAGGCCCGAGACGATCCGGGAGGCCGAGACCCAGCGCCTGATCGATGACATGATCGAGACGATGCGCGAATACGAGGGGGTCGGGATCGCGGCACCCCAGGTCCATGTCTCCAGGCAGATCGCCGTGATCGAGGCGACCGACAACCGCCGCTACCCCGACGCACCGGAGATCCCGCTGACCGTCCTGATCAATCTTGAGGTGGTCCCGATTGCGCCTGACCTGGAGGACGACTGGGAGGGCTGCCTTAGTGTGATTGATCTCCGCGGGCAGACGCCGCGCTACCAACAGGTGCGGGCGAAGGCGCTCGATCGGGAGGGGCGGCTGCTTGACTTTGTGGCGACCGGATTCCATGCGCGGGTGCTCCAGCACGAGCGCGACCACCTGCTGGGCAAGCTGTTTATCGACCGGATGAAGAGCCTCGAGACCTTTTCATATCTTTCTGAGTATGGCCGCTACTGGAAGCATTGA
- a CDS encoding ATP:cob(I)alamin adenosyltransferase has product MKIYTRKGDKGETGLIGGVRVPKSAMRVEACGEVDELNAVIGWIGTRLTDETIRQELAQIQRDLFAVGAQLADPTAHVEQRAEKAGLTEGRVRELEGIIDRYDAMLRPLRAFILPGGSEAGALLHLARAVCRRAERRMVALSLDEPLSPILIPYMNRLSDLFFTLARAVNRKAGVEEIPW; this is encoded by the coding sequence ATGAAAATCTATACGCGAAAGGGTGACAAAGGCGAGACGGGATTGATTGGTGGGGTACGTGTGCCTAAGTCGGCCATGCGGGTCGAAGCGTGCGGAGAGGTGGACGAGTTGAACGCCGTCATAGGCTGGATCGGAACCAGGTTGACGGATGAGACGATTAGGCAAGAGCTCGCGCAGATTCAGCGCGACCTGTTTGCTGTCGGCGCGCAACTCGCCGATCCGACCGCCCACGTGGAGCAAAGGGCCGAAAAGGCGGGCCTCACCGAGGGACGGGTTCGAGAGCTGGAGGGGATCATCGACCGGTACGATGCGATGTTGCGCCCGCTGCGCGCCTTCATCTTGCCGGGCGGCTCGGAGGCCGGCGCGCTGCTGCACCTGGCCAGGGCCGTTTGTCGGCGGGCCGAGCGGCGGATGGTCGCATTGTCCTTAGATGAGCCGCTCTCGCCTATACTCATCCCATATATGAATCGGCTCTCCGACCTCTTCTTCACCCTGGCGAGGGCGGTTAACCGTAAGGCGGGGGTGGAAGAAATACCGTGGTAG
- a CDS encoding peptidase yields the protein MAILRFRHKGLERFFLHGTTAGIQAEHARRLRLILGRLNVAREPRDMGLPGLDLHPLKGGRKGTWAVSVSGNWRVTFTFSGPDVVNVDYEDYH from the coding sequence GTGGCGATCCTGAGGTTCAGGCATAAGGGCCTGGAGCGCTTCTTCCTCCATGGAACGACCGCCGGCATCCAAGCCGAGCATGCCCGGAGGTTACGCCTGATCCTCGGTCGCTTGAACGTTGCGAGAGAGCCCCGCGATATGGGCCTGCCAGGACTGGACCTTCACCCGCTGAAGGGCGGGCGAAAAGGCACATGGGCGGTGAGCGTGAGTGGGAACTGGCGCGTGACGTTTACGTTTTCAGGTCCCGATGTCGTCAATGTCGATTATGAGGATTATCACTGA
- the higA gene encoding addiction module antidote protein, HigA family, translating into MKMHNPPHPGEVLRELCFQPLGLTVTDAAKALGVSRKTLSSILNGRAGISPEMAVRLSIAFDTTAESWLSQQIHYDLAKAETKRRSLRVKKLAAA; encoded by the coding sequence ATGAAGATGCACAATCCGCCTCATCCGGGTGAGGTGCTCCGCGAACTGTGCTTTCAGCCCCTCGGTCTCACCGTGACCGACGCTGCCAAGGCGCTCGGGGTTAGCCGCAAGACGCTCTCGAGCATTCTGAACGGCCGCGCCGGCATCAGCCCGGAGATGGCCGTCCGCCTGTCAATCGCCTTTGACACCACAGCGGAAAGCTGGCTCAGCCAGCAGATTCACTACGATCTGGCAAAGGCAGAGACGAAACGCCGCTCGCTCCGCGTCAAAAAGCTCGCCGCCGCTTGA
- a CDS encoding mechanosensitive ion channel family protein, translating into MGGADTGDDRVMNAATFDEFLHWLRTGGVRLGIIITGSLLLVYLLKLISDRVVRAVTEAGPVPAQAGISEREKRALTLAGIVKTVGTTAIVIIAVMMGLQELGLDITPVIAGAGVVGLAVGFGAQSLIKDVIAGFFIILDGQFAVGDVIKTGEISGTVERLNLRVTILRDFSNGAVHFIPNSELKVVSNLTKEWSRVALDIGVAYEEDIDWVVEVLQRTGQELAKDERMGPLILESPEVLGIESFGESQVVIKVLVKTLPQRQWEVAREFRRRIKAAFEKEGIEMPYPTRVHLTRIESLPVEEQDITSQL; encoded by the coding sequence ATGGGAGGGGCGGATACAGGTGACGATCGAGTGATGAATGCTGCTACGTTCGACGAGTTCCTTCACTGGCTGCGGACCGGCGGCGTACGCCTGGGGATCATCATCACGGGGAGCCTGCTGCTGGTCTACCTCCTCAAGCTGATCTCGGATCGGGTCGTCCGGGCCGTCACGGAGGCCGGGCCTGTCCCCGCGCAAGCGGGGATCAGCGAACGGGAAAAGCGCGCGCTGACGCTGGCCGGCATCGTCAAGACCGTCGGGACGACGGCGATCGTTATTATCGCCGTGATGATGGGACTGCAAGAGCTGGGACTGGATATCACCCCCGTCATCGCCGGTGCGGGTGTGGTGGGGCTGGCCGTCGGCTTCGGCGCCCAGAGCCTGATCAAAGACGTCATCGCCGGCTTCTTCATCATCCTTGATGGGCAGTTTGCGGTGGGCGACGTCATCAAGACCGGCGAGATCAGCGGGACGGTCGAGCGGCTCAATCTGCGGGTGACGATCCTGCGGGATTTCAGCAACGGCGCGGTCCACTTCATCCCCAACAGCGAGCTCAAGGTGGTCTCGAACCTGACGAAGGAGTGGTCGCGGGTGGCCCTGGATATCGGCGTCGCCTACGAGGAGGATATCGACTGGGTCGTCGAGGTGTTACAGCGGACCGGACAGGAGCTGGCCAAGGACGAGCGGATGGGACCGCTGATCCTAGAGTCGCCGGAGGTCCTCGGCATCGAGTCGTTCGGCGAATCTCAGGTCGTCATCAAGGTGCTGGTCAAGACGCTCCCCCAGCGACAATGGGAGGTGGCTCGAGAGTTCCGACGGCGGATCAAGGCGGCCTTTGAAAAAGAGGGGATCGAGATGCCCTATCCCACGCGGGTTCACCTGACACGAATCGAGAGCCTGCCTGTGGAGGAGCAGGATATCACCTCTCAGCTATAA
- a CDS encoding 1,4-alpha-glucan branching enzyme: MPSTLPTEAIEAIVRGKHGNPFAVLGPHKVNGGNGSAIAVRAFLPEAREAAIVRANGAIEDRSMELIHPDGLFEVVVPMRDGLLPYRLRVVDRRERIYEIEDPYRFASTLSDYDLYLIGEGSHLGIYEKLGAHVTTLDGIAGVGFAVWAPNAKSVSVVGDFNDWDGRRHPMRNHPGNGIWDLFIPGLTEGVLYKFEIKSQSGEPLALKADPFAFAFEPPPRTASRVVNIDTYRWGDASWIEARTHQNPIERPIAIYEMHLGSWMRPHEEWNGFPTYRELAHRLADYVTEMGYTHVELLPITEHPFYGSWGYQTIGYFAPTCRYGTPADFMYFVDYLHQRGIGVILDWVPSHFPRDPHGLVYFDGTYLYGHEDPRKGEHRDWGTLVFNYGRKEVDNFLLGNALFWLERYHLDGLRVDAVASMLYLDYSRNPGEWVPNIYGGNENLEAVAFLRRFNELVYERHPGVMTIAEESTAWPQVSRPTYMGGLGFGFKWNMGWMHDMLGYMTLDPIHRSYHHNDLTFGLLYAFSENFILPLSHDEVVHGKGSLLGKMSGDIWQKFANLRCFYVYMYGQPGKKLLFMGGEFGQWREWDHDQSLDWHLLAEGPHHKGLQRLVQDLNRLYRCQPALYEVDFDPRGFEWIDCHDWQGSVVSFLRRARNPDDFVVVVCNYTPVPRHDYRIGVPTGGYYTELLNSDAEIYGGSNLGNGGGIEAEPIPDHGRPFSLLLTLPPLGALILKPATV, translated from the coding sequence ATGCCTTCCACCCTACCGACTGAGGCGATCGAGGCGATTGTCCGGGGCAAGCATGGCAATCCGTTTGCCGTGCTGGGCCCGCATAAAGTGAACGGCGGAAACGGGTCAGCCATCGCGGTTCGCGCCTTCCTCCCGGAGGCCCGGGAAGCGGCGATCGTTCGCGCGAATGGCGCCATCGAGGACCGATCGATGGAGTTGATTCATCCTGACGGGCTCTTCGAGGTCGTCGTTCCGATGCGGGACGGCCTCTTGCCCTATCGACTGCGCGTGGTCGACCGGCGGGAGCGGATCTATGAGATCGAGGACCCCTACCGCTTTGCCTCGACCTTGAGCGACTACGACCTCTACCTGATCGGCGAGGGCAGCCATCTCGGGATCTATGAGAAGTTGGGCGCGCACGTCACAACCCTGGATGGCATCGCCGGGGTCGGTTTCGCAGTCTGGGCCCCGAATGCGAAGAGCGTAAGCGTCGTCGGCGACTTCAACGACTGGGATGGCCGCCGCCACCCGATGCGTAACCACCCCGGCAACGGCATATGGGATCTCTTTATCCCTGGGTTGACCGAGGGCGTGCTGTACAAATTCGAGATCAAGTCGCAATCGGGCGAGCCGCTTGCCCTGAAGGCCGATCCCTTCGCCTTTGCCTTTGAGCCGCCGCCCCGGACCGCTTCGCGCGTCGTCAATATCGATACGTACCGGTGGGGTGACGCGTCGTGGATCGAGGCGCGCACTCACCAGAACCCGATTGAGCGACCCATCGCCATCTACGAAATGCATCTGGGTTCCTGGATGCGGCCGCATGAGGAATGGAACGGGTTCCCCACGTACCGGGAGCTGGCGCATCGGCTTGCCGATTACGTGACCGAGATGGGGTACACCCACGTCGAACTGCTCCCGATCACGGAGCACCCGTTTTACGGCTCGTGGGGGTACCAAACCATCGGCTACTTTGCGCCAACTTGTCGGTATGGGACGCCTGCCGACTTCATGTACTTCGTGGATTACCTGCACCAGCGCGGGATCGGCGTGATCCTTGATTGGGTCCCATCCCATTTCCCCCGCGACCCGCACGGGTTGGTCTATTTCGACGGAACCTACCTGTATGGGCATGAAGATCCGCGCAAGGGCGAGCATCGCGACTGGGGCACGCTCGTTTTTAATTACGGCCGAAAGGAAGTGGACAACTTCCTGCTGGGCAATGCGCTCTTCTGGCTTGAACGTTATCACCTGGATGGTCTGCGGGTGGATGCGGTCGCCTCGATGCTCTATCTGGACTACTCCCGTAACCCTGGCGAGTGGGTCCCCAACATCTATGGCGGCAACGAGAATCTGGAAGCCGTCGCCTTCCTCAGGCGCTTCAATGAACTGGTCTACGAGCGCCATCCCGGCGTGATGACGATTGCCGAGGAATCGACCGCATGGCCCCAGGTCTCGCGCCCGACCTATATGGGCGGGCTCGGCTTCGGGTTCAAGTGGAACATGGGGTGGATGCACGACATGCTCGGGTACATGACGCTCGACCCGATTCATAGAAGCTATCACCATAACGACCTGACCTTCGGCCTGCTCTACGCCTTCAGCGAGAACTTTATCCTGCCCCTGTCCCATGACGAGGTGGTACATGGGAAAGGCTCACTGCTCGGAAAGATGTCGGGCGATATCTGGCAGAAGTTCGCCAACCTGCGCTGCTTCTATGTCTATATGTATGGGCAACCGGGGAAGAAGCTCCTGTTTATGGGAGGCGAGTTCGGCCAGTGGCGCGAGTGGGATCACGACCAGAGTCTGGACTGGCATCTGCTCGCGGAAGGGCCCCACCACAAAGGGCTGCAGAGGCTGGTTCAGGATCTGAACCGGCTGTACCGGTGCCAGCCGGCCCTCTATGAGGTCGATTTCGACCCGCGCGGATTCGAGTGGATCGACTGCCACGACTGGCAAGGAAGTGTCGTCTCGTTTCTCCGACGCGCCAGGAATCCGGACGACTTTGTCGTTGTGGTCTGCAATTATACGCCCGTACCCCGACACGACTATCGCATCGGTGTCCCGACCGGCGGCTATTATACGGAACTGCTCAACTCCGACGCAGAGATCTACGGCGGCAGCAACCTCGGGAATGGCGGCGGCATCGAGGCGGAACCGATCCCGGATCACGGACGGCCGTTCTCACTGCTGCTCACCCTTCCCCCCTTGGGCGCGTTAATCCTCAAACCCGCTACCGTGTAG